DNA from Pseudomonas mendocina:
CTCATGCTGTTCGCCTCCGGTACTGCAGCACCGACCCGGCGCGAGGACTACGAGAAGGGTTATACGCAGGCCAAGAGCGACGAAGAGCTGGTCGCTGAGTTACGCGATTTGCAGGGCACCTCGGAAGAGGTGCTGGCCAACCGCGAACTGATGAATCTGACTTTGCCGATCCTGCGCGCCGACTTCCTGATGTGTGGTCGTTACCGCTACCGGCAGCGGCCGCTTCTCGAGCTACCGATCCATGTCCTGGGCGGCAAGTCTGACAGGAGCAGCATGGAGCAGTTGCAGGCCTGGGGCGAGGAAACCGTCTCGGACTTTTCTCTGAGCATGTTCGAAGGCGGACACTTCTTCATTCATGAGCGTGAGTTGCGTGTATTGCAGGTCATCATCGAGCGCCTGTCGTCGCGGCTCGTACCGGTTCGCGGCGGGGTTGCCGAGCACTGTTGATGCAGTGCTCGACGACTCCGCTACATGGCCTGCTAGCCCAGTACCTTGCCTTGGCGCCAGTAGCCCATGAAGCTGGCGCTGCGGCGATCCAGGCCGAACTCCCCGACGAACAGGCGACGAATCGCCATCACTGCCGCCGACTCGCCGGCGACCCAGGCGTAGAACGCCGTGTCGATGGGGTTGGCCAGCTCCCAGGGCAGTTCCCTGTCGATGTCCACCTGGCTCAGGGGCGGCCGGCCGTTCTCGCGGGGTGCGGAGCTGGGCAGGGTGGCCAGCTCGCAAGCGGCTTCGAGCATCCTGTCGCCATGCCCGGCACTGGTGCCTGCGCGTGGCAGCCAGTGCAGGCGGGTCAGCGGGCCGCAGGGCAGTGGTAGGGCGTCCTGCTGCGTGGGGATTTCCACAAAGGCCTGTACCACCGGTGCGTCCTCTCGCTCGGCCAGTTGCTCGACGATGCCGGCAATGGCCGGCAGCGCGGTCTCGTCACCGATCAGCAGCACATGGCGCACGGCGGTTGGTGGTCGCCATTCGTAGCCGCCAGGGTCGCCATGATAGGCGGCGTTGGGCGCTACCAGTTGTACCCGATCACCGGGGCGGGCGTGGGTGGCCCATGCCGAGGCTGGGCCGGTCTCGCCATGCAGGACGAAGTCCACGTCGATTTCACCGGCCTCCGCACGCAGCTCGCGAATGGTGTAGGTGCGCATGGGAGGGCGCCGAGGCTTTTCCAGGGCACGCAGGTTGGCGTGCCAGTCGCCTTGTGTCGGCAGGCTTGGCAGGCTGCCGTCTGGTGCGGGCAGCAGCACCTTGATGCGCTGATCCGGGGCGAGGGTACGCATCTGATCGACCTCCGGGCCGCTGAAGACGAAGCGGGTCAGTGCCGGGCTGAGGACGATGCGCCGTTCCAGGCGCACGTCGAAGAGGCGGTAGGCGCTGGGCCGGGCGAGCCCGACGCGGCGAGCCAGGGTGCGGACTGCACTGGCGATGGACATGGAAAATCCCCCGATGACGATGATGTTCTTCAGGGGACGAGGTGCCCATCTACGGATTTAGCCGGCTAATTCCATCCTCCACTCGTTCGTATTGCTGGTTATAGCGCGAACCGGCTTCACGCCCCACGAATACGGATGACACGAGATGAATGCACAACAGTCCCTGATGCTGGCCCGTCGTTTTATCGAGCTGCCGCTGGAAAAACGCAGGCTGTTTCTCGAAGGGCTGCGCGAGGAAGGGGTCGATTTCTCCCTGCTGCCGATCCCTGCTGGAGTGGCAACCGAGGATCGCGACGCGCCGTCCTACGCCCAGCGGCGCATGTGGTTCCTCTGGCAGTTGGAGCCGCAGAGTGGCGCCTATAACCTGCCGTGTGCGGTACGTCTGCGCGGTGCGCTGGACGAGTCGGCGTTGCAGTGTGCTTTCGCCGATCTGGTGGCTCGTCATGAAACCCTGCGTACGGTATTTCGCCGTCGGGATGACGACAGCCTGTACCTGGCGCCACTGGCGGACGCGCCGCTGATCGAGCACGAGGATCTGAGCGCGCTGGACGTAACGGCGCGCGAGGCGCGTGTGCGTGAGGAGGCCGAGCGCCAGTCCTGGCTGCCCTTCGATCTGCAGCACGGGCCGCTGCTGCGCATTCGTCTGCTACGCCTGGCCGACGACGAGCACGTACTGCTGCTGACCCTGCACCACATCGTCGCCGATGGCTGGTCGATGAACCTGTTGATCGACGAGCTGGCCCGTCTCTACGACGGCCACGCCCTGGGTGCGGCGATGGAGTTGCCGGCGCTGCCAATCCAGTACGCCGACTACGCCCTTTGGCAGCGCCGCTGGCTGGAGGCCGGCGAGCAGGCGCGGCAACTGGACTACTGGCGCGCGCACCTGGGCGATGACCACACCCCGCTGGCACTGCCGACCGACCGACCACGCCCGGCCGTGGCCAGCCATCGCGGCACACGCCATGAGTTCGCCGTCGATGCCGAGCTGGCCGAGGGCCTGCGTGGCCTGGCCCGGGCGCAAGGCATCAGCCTGTTCATGCTGTTGCTGGGCAGCTTCGGCATCCTCCTGCAACGCTACAGCGGGCAGGCGGACATCCGCGTCGGCGTGCCCATCGCCAACCGCACCCGCAGCGAAACCGAAGGGCTGATCGGCTTCTTCGTCAACACCCAGGTGCTGCGCCTGCGTCTGGATGGGCAGCTCGGAATGGAGGCCTACCTGCAGCGCATCCGCGAGATCACCCTGGGCGCGCAGGATCATCAGGAACTGCCCTTCGAGCGCCTGGTCGAGGCTTTCGATCTGCAACGCAGCCTGAGCCACAACCCGCTGTTCCAGGTGATGTACAACCACCAGCCGCAGGTGGCCGATATCAGCGCGCTGCAAACGGCGTCCGGGCTGACCTTCAGCCTGATCGACTGGCGCAGCCGCACCACCCAGTTCGACCTCACCCTGGATACCTACGAGCGCGGCGGCAAGCTGCACGCGGCGCTGACCTACGCCGAGGATCTGTTCGATGCCGCCAGCATCGAGCGCATGGCGCACCACCTGGGCAACCTGTGGCGGGCCATGGTCGCGCAGCCCGCGCGCAGCCTCGCCGAGCTGCCGATGCTCGACGACAGCGAGCGCCATCTGCTGATCGCGGGCTGGAACGCCACCGCCAGCGACTACCCGCTGCAACGCGGCGTGCACCAGTTGTTCGAGGAACAGGCTGCACGCACGCCGACGGCGCCGGCCTTGGCCTTCGGCGAGCAGCGCCTGGATTACGCCGCGCTGAACCGCCAGGCCAACCGCCTGGCGCATGCCCTGATCGAGCGAGGTGTGGGGCCGGACAGCCTGGTCGGCGTGGCCATGGAGCGTTCCGTGGAGATGGTCGTCGCCCTGCTGGCGATCCTCAAGGCCGGCGGTGCCTACGTGCCGGTTGATCCTGAGTACCCCATCGAGCGCCAGGCCTACATGCTCGAAGACAGCGGCGTGAAGCTGCTGCTGTGCCAGTCGCACCTGCAACTGCCGCTGGCCGAGGGCGTGCAGCGTATCGACCTGGATCAGGCCGGCGACTGGCTGCACGGCTATGGCGAAGACAATCCGGGTGTCGAGCTGGATGGCGAAAACCTCGCTTACGTCATCTACACCTCCGGCTCTACCGGCAAGCCCAAAGGCGCCGGCAACCGTCACTCGGCACTGACCAACCGCCTGTGCTGGATGCAGCAGGCCTATGGCCTGGGCGCCGGCGATACGGTGTTGCAGAAGACGCCGTTCAGCTTCGACGTTTCGGTGTGGGAGTTCTTCTGGCCGCTGATGACCGGTGCGCGCCTGGTGGTTGCTGCACCGGGCGATCATCGCGACCCGGCGAAGCTGGTGGAAACCATCAACCGCGAAAGCGTCACCACGCTGCACTTCGTGCCGTCGATGCTGCAGGCCTTCCTGCAGGACGAAAACGTCGCCTCCTGCAGCAGCCTGCAACGCATCGTCTGCAGTGGCGAGGCGCTGCCAGCCGATGCCCAGCAGCAGGTGTTCGCCAAGCTGCCGCAGGCGGCGCTGTACAACCTCTACGGCCCGACCGAAGCGGCTATCGACGTCACCCACTGGACGTGCGTGGAGGAGGGCAAGGACGCGGTGCCGATCGGCAAACCGATTGCCAACCTGGCTTGCTACATCCTCGACGGCAACCTCGAGCCGGTGCCGGTGGGTGTGCTGGGCGAGCTGTACCTGGCCGGCCAG
Protein-coding regions in this window:
- a CDS encoding thioesterase II family protein; translation: MGAVDIYCLPYSGASAMVYSRWRRKLPDWLAVRPVELPGRGSRLGESLQTDMCALARQLAKELMPELRRPYALFGHSLGALLAFELTHALRELGCPPPLMLFASGTAAPTRREDYEKGYTQAKSDEELVAELRDLQGTSEEVLANRELMNLTLPILRADFLMCGRYRYRQRPLLELPIHVLGGKSDRSSMEQLQAWGEETVSDFSLSMFEGGHFFIHERELRVLQVIIERLSSRLVPVRGGVAEHC
- a CDS encoding siderophore-interacting protein, coding for MSIASAVRTLARRVGLARPSAYRLFDVRLERRIVLSPALTRFVFSGPEVDQMRTLAPDQRIKVLLPAPDGSLPSLPTQGDWHANLRALEKPRRPPMRTYTIRELRAEAGEIDVDFVLHGETGPASAWATHARPGDRVQLVAPNAAYHGDPGGYEWRPPTAVRHVLLIGDETALPAIAGIVEQLAEREDAPVVQAFVEIPTQQDALPLPCGPLTRLHWLPRAGTSAGHGDRMLEAACELATLPSSAPRENGRPPLSQVDIDRELPWELANPIDTAFYAWVAGESAAVMAIRRLFVGEFGLDRRSASFMGYWRQGKVLG